A window of the Lolium perenne isolate Kyuss_39 chromosome 7, Kyuss_2.0, whole genome shotgun sequence genome harbors these coding sequences:
- the LOC139834069 gene encoding uncharacterized protein encodes MVVAKFWKYFKRAEGKENACDDVLHQLARKRVTGMHYEARIQCVHDWHADRFVHMSKEDARDTLMQPWQYLQNPPQYVGNDDRCFRAMVMWWTCPQYLKKHEEGKKKRAEMRGGSHIQGSIPIFLHLQKECTSYVSKFKRSFGEDATPEAEDFDPEVAVLAGEGLKHGRLWFGDGCVDPAKVPSLRQIRRGRKSGQPEVEPRPRASDLAVERLREEMAAKEQAAQEQRAQMEQQILQYQQQQTQMMQQMQQQQQMMQQQAQMSWLMSLTALSSPPGSLPPPPYSMSWMPPPPTHTPGTPITVNNMNIIRSMNLDYVSGRNDDEAGASNGGGQG; translated from the exons atggttgttgccaaattctgg aaatacttcaagagggccgagggcaaggagaatgcgtgcgatgatgtcctacaccagcttgcaaggaagagggtgactggcatgcactacgaggcacgtattcaatgcgtccacgactggcacgccgaccgcttcgtccacatgagtaaggaggacgctcgcgacacgctcatgcagccgtggcagtacttgcag aaccctcctcagtacgtcggcaacgacgataggtgctttcgtgcgatggtcatgtggtggacatgcccccagtacctcaagaagcacgaggagggcaagaagaagcgggcagagatgcgaggtggatcgcatatccaaggcagcatccccatctttcttcacctgcagaaggag tgcacgtcgtatgtctccaagttcaagcgGTCGTTCGGCGAGGACGCCAccccagaggccgaggactttgaccctgaggtcgcggtgcttgcgggagaaggcttgaagcatggccgcctatggtttggtgacgggtgcgtcgacccagcgaaggttccctctctccgccagatccgtcgtggtcgtaagagcggccagcctgaggtagagccccggccacgggcttcggatctagctgtcgagcggttacgg gaggagatggcagcgaaggagcaggcggcccaggagcaaagggcgcagatggagcagcagattctgcagtaccagcagcagcagacacagatgatgcagcagatgcaacagcagcagcagatgatgcagcagcaggcacagatgagctggctgatgagcctgacggctctgtcttctccaccggggagtcttcctcctccaccttactccatgtcgtggatgccgccaccgcccactcataccccggggacacctatcaccgtcaacaacatgaacatcatccggagcatgaacctcg ATTATGTGTCAGGACGCAATGACGATGAGGCGGGCGCAAGcaatggaggaggacaaggttga